A stretch of the Geovibrio thiophilus genome encodes the following:
- a CDS encoding GSU3529 family protein has product MEQNNVFEKLRSAVIKAQNELDLPDHVADSVMEIASRPTYFSSKSKIVGDLADMVLDYHTYAEACCEKLGASVSDIEYVVCYIKSSVKRS; this is encoded by the coding sequence ATGGAACAGAACAACGTTTTTGAAAAGCTGAGATCTGCTGTGATAAAAGCGCAGAACGAGCTCGACCTGCCGGATCATGTTGCCGATTCCGTGATGGAAATAGCCTCCAGACCCACGTATTTTTCTTCAAAATCCAAAATAGTGGGTGATCTTGCGGATATGGTTCTGGATTACCATACCTACGCCGAGGCGTGCTGCGAGAAGCTTGGCGCGTCCGTCAGTGATATTGAATACGTTGTCTGCTATATTAAATCAAGCGTGAAGAGGAGTTAA